The following are encoded in a window of Roseimaritima ulvae genomic DNA:
- a CDS encoding 3-keto-disaccharide hydrolase has protein sequence MKSLLPLLLVTLLSTVFLATEKATADEPSKDKDFQPKQTQLPVKPPADAIVLFDGGAAVEFVSKYGEPIDWPVVDGTLESAGGQKANHIVSKWHFRDADIHAEFMLSESGSSNSGLYIHGNYEMQILHSADKKRVGDGDLGAIYGFSKPLINAARDRGVWQVYDIRYRAPRRDSKGKITEKGTITAWLNGQKVQDSVAFGEPRSVYHPYRSGTTDYLKAIWKKQIETTTGPLFLQDHGHPVRFRNVWIRPLDNHAYRY, from the coding sequence ATGAAGTCATTGCTACCGCTGTTGCTGGTTACTCTCTTGTCGACTGTTTTTCTTGCCACCGAAAAAGCAACTGCGGATGAGCCATCGAAAGACAAGGATTTCCAACCGAAGCAGACTCAATTGCCGGTCAAACCGCCGGCCGATGCAATTGTGTTATTTGATGGCGGCGCCGCAGTCGAGTTTGTCAGCAAATATGGTGAACCCATTGATTGGCCCGTGGTGGACGGAACTCTTGAAAGCGCCGGAGGCCAGAAGGCAAATCATATCGTCTCCAAGTGGCATTTTCGCGACGCCGATATTCACGCCGAATTCATGCTTTCAGAATCGGGATCAAGTAACAGTGGCCTGTATATCCACGGCAACTACGAAATGCAAATCCTTCACTCAGCCGACAAAAAAAGAGTAGGTGACGGCGACTTGGGAGCGATTTATGGATTTAGCAAACCGTTGATCAATGCCGCGCGAGATCGAGGCGTCTGGCAAGTCTACGATATCCGATACCGTGCACCTCGCCGCGACTCAAAAGGCAAAATCACGGAGAAGGGAACCATCACGGCGTGGTTGAACGGACAAAAGGTTCAAGATTCGGTTGCTTTTGGCGAACCACGAAGCGTTTACCATCCTTACCGCTCGGGCACTACGGATTACCTGAAGGCGATCTGGAAAAAGCAAATCGAGACGACCACAGGACCGTTGTTTCTTCAAGACCATGGTCATCCAGTTCGCTTTCGCAACGTATGGATTCGCCCGCTTGATAACCACGCGTATCGATACTAG
- a CDS encoding ImmA/IrrE family metallo-endopeptidase translates to MSMTKQKTMMIEFRFEQAKLRKATELGEQIAKEAGFLKPPVDPFVVIRNEQGRIKHFGDNFGSDFDGRLEFQRPSFLLFYNTKYDEWSHAGKHHPKVSFTIGHELGHYFQEHHRSYLMGGGGAHGSLTEFQSNRMVEREADSFSSGLLMPKFLLGKIVNRAAPTLDAVKQARDMFQVSLTSMLVRWVQLCDFPCAVASIRGEKVGWGYCSTGFKNVGIYQIIRGTRVSSRNAKEFISQDSSFTNFREGSGYSDISRWVGNANQKCVVTEQYLVVPSTQQMLVFLTAEEEDIANDRDW, encoded by the coding sequence ATGTCGATGACGAAACAGAAAACGATGATGATTGAATTTAGATTTGAACAGGCGAAGCTGCGGAAGGCCACTGAATTGGGTGAACAAATCGCCAAGGAGGCGGGCTTTCTGAAGCCACCAGTCGATCCGTTTGTAGTCATCAGGAACGAGCAGGGAAGAATCAAGCACTTTGGAGACAACTTCGGCAGTGATTTTGATGGACGCCTTGAGTTTCAACGTCCCAGTTTTCTGCTGTTCTACAACACGAAGTACGACGAATGGTCGCATGCTGGAAAGCATCATCCGAAGGTGTCGTTTACGATTGGCCACGAACTCGGGCACTATTTCCAAGAGCACCATCGCAGCTATTTGATGGGTGGAGGAGGTGCCCACGGATCATTAACCGAGTTTCAATCCAACCGAATGGTTGAACGGGAAGCCGACAGCTTTTCAAGCGGATTGCTGATGCCAAAGTTTCTATTGGGCAAGATAGTCAACCGCGCGGCCCCAACGCTCGACGCAGTAAAACAAGCACGCGACATGTTTCAAGTTTCCCTGACCAGCATGCTTGTGCGATGGGTGCAGCTTTGTGATTTCCCTTGTGCAGTGGCTTCGATTCGTGGCGAAAAAGTTGGGTGGGGATACTGCTCGACGGGATTCAAGAATGTGGGCATATATCAGATCATCCGAGGCACTCGAGTGTCGTCTCGGAACGCTAAAGAATTCATCTCGCAAGACTCGAGTTTTACAAACTTCCGAGAGGGCAGTGGATACAGCGACATTTCCCGCTGGGTTGGAAATGCAAATCAGAAATGTGTAGTCACTGAGCAATATCTTGTTGTGCCCAGTACACAACAGATGCTGGTCTTTTTGACGGCTGAAGAGGAGGATATCGCCAACGATCGAGATTGGTAA
- a CDS encoding ThiF family adenylyltransferase — MGGIVTGASDRFSRQADLVPRDQLEDQMVTVIGVGAIGRQVAIQLASMGVKRLQLIDFDVVETTNVTTQGYRSSEIGEAKVVATMLEVERIDSSIEQHYIIDRFRPTQTLGEVVFCCVDSISARAAIWRSMRSRCKLWVDGRMLGEVIRVLSATELATDSGYESTLFDQSNAQAGSCTSKSTIYTASIAAGLMVHQFTRWLRDLPLEQDLVLNLLASELVIQ; from the coding sequence ATGGGTGGCATCGTGACCGGCGCGTCCGACCGTTTCAGCCGGCAAGCTGACCTGGTGCCGCGTGACCAGCTGGAGGATCAAATGGTGACCGTCATCGGTGTCGGGGCGATTGGCCGGCAGGTTGCAATTCAGCTCGCATCCATGGGCGTAAAGCGTCTGCAATTGATCGACTTCGATGTCGTCGAGACCACCAACGTCACCACACAGGGCTACCGGTCCAGCGAGATTGGTGAAGCCAAAGTGGTCGCGACGATGCTGGAAGTGGAGCGGATTGACTCGTCCATCGAGCAGCACTACATCATCGACCGGTTTCGTCCCACGCAAACGCTTGGGGAAGTCGTGTTTTGCTGCGTCGATTCGATTTCGGCCCGGGCCGCGATTTGGCGTTCCATGCGCAGCCGATGCAAGCTCTGGGTTGATGGCCGGATGCTGGGCGAAGTGATCCGTGTCTTGTCGGCAACGGAGCTGGCGACGGACAGTGGATACGAGTCAACTCTGTTTGACCAGTCAAATGCCCAAGCCGGTTCGTGTACATCTAAAAGTACCATCTATACGGCGTCTATCGCCGCCGGGCTGATGGTTCATCAGTTCACGCGCTGGCTGCGTGACCTGCCGCTGGAGCAGGATCTGGTGCTTAATCTTCTCGCCAGCGAGTTGGTTATTCAGTAG
- a CDS encoding TlpA family protein disulfide reductase has translation MALIARVEREPAHPRSGRLLATAALALRPSDLDVNQDRFVLCSAHFALATIVRSGGIERQSALRELRVIAEHGLGKTAPKTEGVDLDGNAISLSDYRGRVVLLSFWATWYGPCLRAIPHERELVERFDSKNFAILGMNADDDADEANAAVKKHEVS, from the coding sequence ATGGCTTTGATCGCGCGTGTCGAACGGGAACCGGCGCATCCGCGATCGGGCAGGTTGCTGGCAACGGCTGCCCTTGCACTGAGACCATCCGATTTGGACGTGAACCAGGATCGCTTTGTCCTGTGTTCCGCTCACTTCGCGCTCGCCACGATCGTTCGATCTGGCGGAATCGAACGTCAGTCCGCGTTACGTGAATTGAGGGTGATTGCGGAACACGGTTTAGGGAAGACGGCACCCAAGACGGAGGGGGTCGATCTGGACGGAAATGCGATCTCACTGAGCGACTACCGGGGACGCGTGGTTTTGCTTTCCTTTTGGGCGACATGGTACGGCCCGTGCCTGCGTGCGATTCCCCATGAGCGCGAATTGGTCGAACGTTTCGATTCCAAAAACTTTGCCATCCTCGGAATGAACGCTGACGACGACGCTGACGAAGCAAACGCTGCTGTCAAGAAGCACGAAGTGAGTTGA
- a CDS encoding RNA polymerase sigma factor → MSNETAKTNTVDDVDLALRLMDDDESALAEILTQYGASIIGFLVAKYDDFDHADAQDVLSIAIGKLWKRRHQYKEEDGRLRPYLFKIADNTAKDIFRTGWKQAQQLPVDFGEDNNLDLLAEDLSPAGETKRQRKDRDKRRANEIADLKAIISQLPEKEQQIVWSDAHAKDRVSDSGRLADELGIALGSVRGYRSRAWKTIRSKMKELGYELPPEGETDGK, encoded by the coding sequence TTGAGCAACGAGACTGCAAAGACAAACACTGTCGACGACGTTGATTTGGCTCTTCGGCTAATGGATGACGATGAGTCTGCGCTCGCAGAAATCCTTACTCAATATGGTGCAAGTATTATTGGCTTTTTAGTTGCCAAGTACGATGACTTCGATCACGCGGATGCCCAAGATGTCCTGAGCATCGCTATCGGAAAGCTCTGGAAGCGACGCCATCAGTACAAGGAGGAAGACGGTAGGCTGCGACCATACCTTTTCAAGATCGCTGACAATACGGCCAAAGACATATTTAGGACAGGCTGGAAGCAGGCACAACAACTACCAGTCGATTTTGGCGAAGACAACAATCTTGACTTGCTCGCAGAGGATTTGTCGCCCGCCGGCGAGACCAAACGCCAACGCAAAGACCGAGATAAGAGAAGGGCAAATGAAATAGCTGACTTAAAAGCGATCATTAGCCAGTTACCCGAGAAGGAACAACAAATTGTCTGGTCAGATGCCCACGCCAAAGACCGTGTGTCTGACTCGGGGAGACTGGCCGACGAACTCGGAATCGCATTGGGCTCCGTCCGTGGCTACCGAAGTCGGGCGTGGAAAACGATTCGCTCCAAAATGAAAGAGCTTGGATACGAGCTGCCACCAGAGGGAGAGACTGATGGCAAATAA
- a CDS encoding helix-turn-helix domain-containing protein: MPVSARFFTPPQAAEVLGVTPDKVLLWIKSGELPASNLAANPNGERPRWRIAEDDLARFLFRRRHPVEAKPKGKPRKRRGADSNTTRYF, encoded by the coding sequence ATGCCAGTATCCGCGAGATTCTTTACGCCACCCCAGGCCGCTGAGGTCCTGGGCGTCACGCCCGACAAAGTGCTGCTCTGGATTAAATCCGGCGAGCTCCCGGCCTCCAACCTTGCCGCCAACCCAAACGGCGAACGCCCACGGTGGCGTATCGCTGAGGACGATCTGGCGCGGTTTCTTTTTCGTCGTCGGCACCCTGTCGAAGCCAAGCCCAAGGGCAAGCCACGCAAACGCCGCGGCGCCGACAGCAATACCACCCGCTACTTCTAG
- a CDS encoding toll/interleukin-1 receptor domain-containing protein, with translation MAELFFSYSHKDESVRDELETHLVMLKRQGVIDTWHDRRIVAGDEFDGQISERLESADIILLLVSPYFLASNYCYDVELKRAMEKHEEGSARVIPVIVDPCDWHPTPFGKLLAMPRDGKPISKFPNIHDAFLEVTNAVRRAVSPSAETTISEPESLGAEQDATLVHERPRSSNLRVKKNFSERDKDKYREETFQYIASFFEGSLSELESRNESIEIAFKRVDGNTFTAMIYEHGTIRSECSISLSKSFGGNSIVYSSDTASRGNSFNNMLSVVDDGTSLGWSTSMMFGHREGSNEQLTQAGAAEAFWSTLIAPLQR, from the coding sequence ATGGCAGAGCTATTCTTCTCGTACTCGCACAAAGACGAGTCTGTTCGTGACGAACTGGAAACGCATTTGGTGATGTTAAAACGACAAGGCGTCATCGACACATGGCACGATCGCAGGATCGTCGCTGGTGATGAGTTCGATGGACAAATCAGCGAGCGGTTAGAATCAGCAGACATTATCTTGCTGTTGGTCAGTCCGTACTTTCTGGCCTCGAACTACTGCTATGACGTCGAGCTTAAACGAGCGATGGAAAAGCACGAAGAAGGGTCGGCTCGCGTGATCCCGGTGATTGTTGATCCGTGCGATTGGCATCCGACACCGTTTGGAAAACTGCTGGCGATGCCTCGGGACGGGAAACCGATTTCCAAGTTCCCCAACATTCACGACGCATTTTTGGAAGTCACCAACGCTGTTCGCCGAGCGGTCTCACCATCAGCCGAGACGACCATCTCGGAACCGGAAAGCCTCGGTGCAGAGCAGGATGCAACGCTCGTTCACGAGCGACCGCGATCGAGCAACTTGCGCGTCAAAAAGAATTTCTCGGAACGCGACAAAGACAAGTACCGCGAGGAGACGTTTCAGTACATCGCCAGTTTCTTTGAGGGATCACTGAGTGAACTGGAGTCGCGAAACGAGTCAATAGAAATCGCATTCAAGCGAGTCGATGGCAACACGTTCACCGCCATGATCTACGAACACGGTACAATTCGGTCTGAGTGTTCCATCAGTCTGTCGAAAAGTTTTGGAGGCAACTCGATCGTTTACAGCTCGGACACGGCAAGTCGCGGCAATTCGTTCAACAATATGTTGTCGGTTGTTGACGACGGCACATCTTTGGGTTGGTCCACGTCGATGATGTTCGGACATCGTGAAGGTTCCAATGAACAGCTCACCCAAGCCGGCGCTGCGGAAGCTTTCTGGTCAACGCTAATTGCTCCGCTTCAACGCTAG
- a CDS encoding molybdopterin converting factor, giving the protein MKVLLINNDGAGFADYIDVDSGTSVGDLFAQRIGAGKEANYLIRVNRLPVARDQMLQEGDRISITPTKIEGATS; this is encoded by the coding sequence ATGAAAGTTTTATTGATCAACAATGATGGTGCCGGCTTCGCTGACTACATCGATGTCGACAGCGGTACGTCCGTGGGAGACCTCTTTGCACAGCGGATCGGCGCGGGCAAAGAAGCGAATTATTTGATCCGAGTTAACCGCTTGCCGGTCGCTCGCGACCAGATGCTGCAGGAGGGCGACCGTATCTCGATCACGCCCACCAAGATCGAGGGAGCGACGTCGTGA
- a CDS encoding DUF2997 domain-containing protein, with translation MSTIIVIVSPQGDSNIETHGFAGSQCREASRFLEQALGAVTQEKLTSEFYATAQTESQQTRQQP, from the coding sequence ATGAGCACCATTATCGTTATCGTTTCGCCGCAAGGCGACTCCAACATCGAAACTCACGGCTTCGCCGGCAGCCAGTGCCGCGAAGCCAGTCGATTTCTCGAGCAAGCACTCGGTGCCGTCACCCAGGAGAAACTCACCAGCGAGTTTTACGCGACCGCCCAGACCGAGTCTCAGCAGACTCGCCAACAGCCTTAG
- a CDS encoding TlpA family protein disulfide reductase: MHLNDPRSVNTWTVSGYPTFYLVDREGIIVHSWLGLPPASELENAIGNAISEGRDLKTANKAS, encoded by the coding sequence TTGCATTTAAATGATCCCCGCTCCGTCAATACTTGGACGGTTTCTGGATATCCAACATTCTATTTGGTGGACCGTGAAGGAATCATCGTTCATTCATGGCTGGGCTTGCCCCCTGCTTCAGAGCTTGAAAACGCGATTGGCAACGCGATTTCAGAAGGCCGCGACCTTAAGACGGCGAATAAAGCCAGCTAG
- a CDS encoding argonaute/piwi family protein, which yields MVFGCGREHVSPQAGISIFGPRYVESSTRHPATARIGLIGSGRSVASAEQWITNSSTGVAGDGINLDFPGYQEDRGFFTRPIMDTGWRESITTNEMAAIGSLKRRRDKFVESVKLVSDKMRLLAEKESEPQVIVLALPDELLKHCRTVDYRDDELGSVHRDFRRAIKAEAMRYRVPTQILLQHTSEATPASRNVDHRSRCAWNFFTGLHYKVGGTPWGPKMKSPGTLYIGVSFFPPLGSESGTMQTSVAQAFDDSGEGIVLRGKDFQWDQSQMGNSPHLDEEQAQELITEALKRYQDETKQTPRRVVIHKSSRYWPGELLGFQRAVSTVPEFDLVSVWSNDRVRLLRQASYPALRGTQFSVGEITYLYTTGYIPSMRAFPHGHVPSPLQIADHHGDASIHQICAEILALTKLNWNSAFFAAAEPITLKFSRAVSNVMREIPPDVKPLPQFKFYI from the coding sequence TTGGTGTTCGGTTGCGGGCGCGAACATGTTTCGCCACAAGCAGGTATTTCGATTTTCGGACCGCGTTATGTCGAGTCGTCGACACGGCATCCGGCAACGGCTCGCATTGGACTGATCGGCAGCGGGCGTTCCGTCGCCTCTGCGGAACAATGGATCACGAATAGCTCTACTGGCGTAGCTGGCGACGGGATCAATCTTGACTTTCCCGGCTATCAGGAAGATCGCGGGTTCTTTACACGCCCCATCATGGACACCGGCTGGCGTGAGTCGATCACTACGAATGAGATGGCTGCGATCGGTTCGCTGAAACGGCGTCGTGACAAATTTGTAGAGTCGGTCAAGCTGGTTTCCGACAAAATGCGTTTGCTCGCAGAGAAGGAGTCAGAACCGCAGGTGATCGTCTTGGCCCTGCCTGACGAATTGCTAAAGCATTGCCGGACCGTCGACTATCGCGACGACGAATTGGGTTCCGTTCACCGTGATTTTCGACGAGCGATCAAAGCGGAAGCGATGCGGTATCGAGTTCCAACTCAGATTCTGTTGCAGCACACGAGTGAAGCGACGCCAGCGTCGCGAAATGTCGATCATAGGTCACGATGTGCCTGGAACTTCTTTACTGGTCTTCACTACAAGGTGGGCGGGACACCGTGGGGACCGAAAATGAAGTCCCCGGGAACGCTCTACATCGGTGTCAGCTTTTTTCCTCCACTTGGCAGTGAGTCAGGAACGATGCAGACGAGCGTTGCCCAAGCATTCGATGATAGTGGAGAAGGGATTGTCCTGCGCGGAAAGGATTTTCAATGGGATCAGTCGCAGATGGGGAACAGTCCGCATTTGGATGAGGAACAAGCACAGGAGTTGATCACGGAAGCACTCAAGAGATACCAAGACGAAACCAAGCAGACACCTCGACGTGTCGTTATCCACAAGAGTTCACGTTACTGGCCGGGTGAGTTACTCGGTTTTCAACGCGCCGTTTCGACGGTTCCAGAATTCGATTTGGTGTCGGTGTGGTCCAACGATCGCGTGCGATTGCTCCGGCAAGCATCATATCCCGCATTGCGTGGAACCCAGTTTTCCGTCGGTGAGATAACGTATCTCTATACGACGGGTTACATTCCATCGATGCGAGCCTTTCCCCATGGCCATGTACCTTCGCCTTTACAAATCGCTGATCACCATGGCGATGCTTCGATACACCAGATTTGTGCAGAGATTCTAGCTTTGACGAAGCTGAATTGGAATTCTGCGTTTTTCGCCGCAGCCGAACCAATCACGTTGAAGTTCTCGCGTGCTGTCAGCAATGTGATGCGTGAGATTCCGCCCGACGTGAAGCCGTTACCTCAGTTCAAGTTTTACATTTGA
- a CDS encoding AAA family ATPase, translating to MTLIDRMKELICACFTGIWIESPEHTEVLADMQRLAQEEQWRLMHWDLDLGLQGSIASDFNESAADPLTALRSLGQLGTRDGTTILVLKNFHRFLASAEIVQSLVTAIHRGKLDRTFVVILSPVVQLPVELEKLFTVIEHARPDREQLADIARGIATEAEELPSGNELTALLDAAAGLTRYEAENAFSLSLVRDGRLTPQAVWELKTAALKKSGLLKLHRGSDQFEQLGGLEALKAFCRRSLLRSSASRAEVRAKGVLLLGVPGVGKSAFCKALGQETGRPTLTLDVGALMGSLVGQTESNIREALAIADAMSPCILFVDEVEKALSGASGGAQDSGVSTRLFGTLLTWMNDHTSNVFMVATCNDVSKLPPEFTRAERFDGVFFLDLPSGDQRAAIWQIHLREFSLDNDQDRPQDDLWTGAEIRACCRLAALLDVPLTDAAHHVVPVAVTACESVEKLRSWADGRCLSVDHPGVYQRVQGKRRRRSVMSKPSDN from the coding sequence ATGACCTTGATCGATCGAATGAAAGAATTGATCTGTGCCTGCTTTACCGGCATCTGGATCGAATCGCCCGAGCACACCGAGGTGCTCGCCGATATGCAGCGTTTGGCACAGGAGGAACAATGGCGACTGATGCACTGGGATCTCGACCTCGGACTGCAGGGATCGATCGCCAGCGACTTCAACGAGTCCGCGGCCGACCCACTCACTGCACTGCGGTCACTCGGCCAGCTGGGCACACGGGATGGTACCACCATCCTCGTGCTCAAAAACTTCCATCGTTTCCTCGCCTCAGCCGAGATCGTGCAATCGTTAGTCACCGCGATCCATCGCGGCAAACTCGACCGCACGTTCGTCGTCATCCTCTCGCCGGTAGTTCAGTTACCTGTGGAACTGGAAAAACTGTTCACCGTCATCGAACATGCGCGCCCTGATCGAGAGCAGTTGGCCGATATCGCTCGCGGTATCGCGACTGAAGCGGAGGAGTTGCCCAGCGGCAATGAATTAACGGCCCTGCTGGACGCTGCGGCGGGCTTAACCCGCTACGAAGCCGAAAACGCCTTCAGCCTTTCGCTTGTTCGTGATGGACGACTCACACCGCAGGCGGTATGGGAATTGAAGACGGCCGCCCTGAAAAAGTCCGGCCTGTTGAAGCTCCACCGCGGCAGTGACCAGTTCGAGCAGCTCGGCGGGCTGGAAGCGTTAAAGGCCTTCTGTCGGCGGTCGCTTCTGCGTTCTTCGGCGTCCCGCGCCGAGGTGCGTGCCAAGGGCGTGCTGCTGCTCGGTGTGCCGGGCGTGGGCAAATCGGCCTTCTGCAAAGCCCTGGGGCAAGAGACCGGCCGTCCGACGTTGACGCTGGACGTGGGGGCGCTGATGGGCTCATTGGTCGGACAGACCGAATCGAACATCCGCGAGGCCTTGGCGATCGCCGATGCCATGTCACCGTGCATCCTATTCGTCGACGAAGTTGAGAAAGCCCTCAGTGGGGCGTCGGGCGGCGCCCAGGACAGTGGCGTTTCGACACGGCTATTCGGCACTCTGCTGACTTGGATGAACGACCACACGTCAAATGTTTTTATGGTGGCCACCTGCAACGATGTATCCAAGCTGCCGCCGGAATTTACGCGGGCTGAACGTTTTGACGGTGTGTTCTTCCTGGACCTGCCGTCGGGCGATCAGCGGGCGGCGATTTGGCAGATTCACCTGCGGGAGTTCTCGCTCGACAACGACCAGGACCGGCCGCAGGACGACCTCTGGACTGGAGCCGAGATCCGTGCCTGCTGCCGCTTGGCAGCCCTGCTCGATGTGCCGTTGACCGATGCGGCACATCACGTCGTCCCAGTCGCCGTTACGGCCTGCGAGTCGGTCGAAAAACTGCGCAGCTGGGCCGATGGGCGTTGCCTGTCGGTGGATCACCCAGGCGTCTATCAGCGTGTGCAGGGGAAGCGTCGGCGCCGTAGCGTAATGTCCAAGCCCTCCGACAACTAA
- a CDS encoding tyrosine-type recombinase/integrase, with protein MHKGKRYYFEKVADDPQGTKSLDQWLEIRAGRTPKSSGDVLVKDICNEWLAHKQAKLDAGEIAQDTWDEYHHTCELVTGSIDKHSEAATLLPSDFAKLRATMAKRYGPTVLGKHIGQVRSLFKYGYEAGLIDRPAKFGPGFKKPPAKVMRKTRLDRGDQDFTAAEVRQLLKTRNHNWRAMILLGVQGGFGNRDVAELSIEVVDLKTGWIEYARAKTATQRRVPLWPETVEAIREVIERHPGGTDRLFVGRRGRDFTDSNAHGNNRISAAFRRVLTSQGFPEAGRGFYCLRRSFQTQAEECGDIIAVKHIMGHIPPENDMSSRYRQRVNDARLRRAVDAVHRWLWPRPFVGEMTQ; from the coding sequence GTGCACAAAGGCAAACGCTACTACTTCGAGAAGGTCGCCGACGATCCCCAGGGCACCAAGTCCCTGGACCAGTGGCTCGAGATCCGTGCAGGCCGTACACCGAAGTCATCGGGTGATGTCTTGGTCAAGGATATCTGCAACGAATGGCTAGCCCACAAACAGGCCAAACTAGACGCCGGCGAGATCGCGCAAGACACATGGGACGAATACCACCACACCTGTGAACTTGTTACGGGATCGATCGACAAGCACTCCGAAGCAGCAACCCTTCTCCCCAGCGACTTCGCCAAACTCCGCGCCACAATGGCGAAGCGATATGGGCCAACGGTGCTGGGGAAGCACATCGGCCAAGTCCGCAGCCTTTTCAAATACGGGTATGAAGCTGGACTGATCGACCGCCCGGCAAAGTTTGGCCCAGGCTTCAAGAAACCTCCCGCAAAGGTGATGCGAAAAACGCGGCTTGATCGCGGCGACCAAGATTTCACCGCCGCCGAAGTTCGCCAACTGCTTAAGACCCGAAACCACAATTGGCGAGCGATGATTCTACTAGGCGTTCAAGGTGGATTCGGTAACCGCGACGTGGCCGAGCTGTCAATCGAGGTGGTTGATCTTAAAACCGGCTGGATAGAGTACGCCCGCGCCAAAACTGCCACGCAACGCCGCGTCCCACTCTGGCCGGAAACGGTCGAAGCAATTCGCGAAGTCATCGAGCGGCATCCCGGGGGCACCGACAGACTGTTCGTAGGCCGCCGTGGCCGAGACTTCACCGACAGCAACGCCCATGGCAACAACCGCATATCGGCGGCATTCAGGAGAGTTCTAACGTCCCAGGGATTCCCCGAGGCCGGCAGAGGGTTTTATTGCCTTCGCCGATCATTCCAAACGCAAGCCGAGGAATGCGGCGACATAATCGCGGTCAAGCACATCATGGGGCACATCCCGCCCGAGAATGATATGTCGTCAAGGTACCGCCAGAGGGTCAACGATGCCCGACTGAGGCGCGCCGTCGATGCCGTTCATCGGTGGCTGTGGCCGCGTCCGTTCGTAGGGGAGATGACACAATGA